The proteins below come from a single Kryptolebias marmoratus isolate JLee-2015 linkage group LG12, ASM164957v2, whole genome shotgun sequence genomic window:
- the rbbp6 gene encoding E3 ubiquitin-protein ligase RBBP6 isoform X1 — MTHIHYKFSSKLSYDTVVFDGPHITRGDLKRQIMSREKLRAGDCDLQITNAQTKEEYTDDEGLIPKGSSVIVRRIPIIGGKSGSSSKTNKTERDLHVPYVFGAGRAMSDQSSTKALSFFSKMQMANLVDADVSEEDKIRVMINQSSLNLNTKFGNALPENYTCYRCGNTGHHIRNCPTSGDKNFEGPPRIKKSTGIPRSFMVEVDDPNIKGVMLTNSGRYAIPAIDAEAYAAGKKEKPPFVPQEKPKSEGEEDPVPDELLCLICHDLLGDAVVIPCCGNSYCDDCIRTALLDSEDHVCPTCSQSDVSPDALIANKFLRQAVNNFKKERGGSKSVGKSGVASSSKASTPAPAPVPTPPPVSVQSQLSKPLQSPCSQKDSLLNLPKAAKPTTVTESPDVPPEATNPAPAENSSNTSPQPVESQAVLSNNEDEEKTGDDLAAVAPFLAVSDKEPTDAPKPLEPQVEPQVNSTEETEQLQTVCVNQRNSSSDSALGLSLSSNSWERYVCVSTCSSSAPPPGGTTEPSTEQHLTTTTTSSSLSFSSYSTTPSPLFSSPPPHTFVPTQQPHSSYPPPGYPQTTPNWKLPAPRGAPIPSLCPSTCTSPIPVLIPKEWCRYQRKERERSPHRRSSSHSKSSKSKSSRSYSRSSSRSASRSRSRSRPRSPLSSRRNVHTHSNPSCSYGYKRPSSHTSSSSSRGGHSRCKSSSHHRKSSRHSRRSSPSGHGSKIRGEAGRSPFAADTGSQEVDRQRYLQWKEEYHEWYDKYYTSFINQFHQLPLPPPPPPPYSQDSSNPPQSRRPASPPSSETSSCSRSPPSRSSSDTHSTASHPSIDSCSSDKANDRDSSSSSDSRSTPSDGRAQPREIGTGTATKSGGEANSQDANTDNQQKLKDVDSSHSIHEQKKKRCEGVGAKASESLDSKSDLRQDKRGNNEPNACEEGSPGPHKAKESVQLALKTDKRPEKGRERKDKKESHLKNEQSSKSRDSESRQDMQRKDKVKPSKGPDRVGSEREEQPGGSKASDSRSEVIRKRKWEDKGRSERKSSLTVTPQSSKYPKTKSAEPQSHDGKFLKLSDRKKPKPEKKESKTVPPTPRNVWEGGMKVIPPKKISININLDGKRKDELPTQETKDQTGVAEENLNKDGAQTEAGGKKESSPRNLTKDKPVLHVVKEIPDKAAFRDDKQQESGKRDDENKEKEEDSDLWHCALTSVEDVDENLTGLEAEKGKDDCRHKQAPTSKKDEGTRRETRGEPRRDDEITARGKPKNLYDGRSSASKNDSGSSARGSCGVEGSQRKRTGMKTQEGSSQDQAEVTQVSRSRCESDGRKQAQTESVDSAARPPPSVTVTSCELTKNNEQQRQRSTERKRDRDRVADRDKEKERRSAASHSAVAPSGGGERTDGSVSTKRDEETKPERPQDRESESQKERRRLKQGSREEASVQKRSHPSSSSVLHEKERRDRPRGSEQGSSDPSFSGPTWKAFRESRYPPDPNAPWTHRDAAPDLMSKKDGYHFHSNYQQRSSASSREKNRPDRTHHSPPPFSGNHSEDKDLLLLDSTENSQKGFPDGGLTQNKSRTESKPQKGEKSEKTPKMLKDCKRGRETPEVGDSRGGGGGGGAGSRREDQARKLEERRRSSSDSVRLSSSSHKTDRDDKREEGKEKKHRKLQEVNV, encoded by the exons ATGACTCACATCCATTACAAATTCTCGTCCAAACTCAGCTACGACACGGTGGTGTTTGACGGCCCGCACATCACGCGCGGCGACCTGAAGAGGCAGATTATGAGCCGGGAGAAGCTCCGAGCCGGAGACTGCGACCTGCAGATCACAAACGCGCAAACCAAAGAAG AGTACACGGACGATGAGGGTCTCATCCCCAAAGGCTCCTCTGTCATcgtcaggagaatccccatcaTCGGAGGCAAGTCCGGCTCGAGTAGCAAGACCAACAAGAC tgAGCGAGATCTCCATGTTCCTTACGTCTTTGGAGCCGGCAGAGCA ATGAGTGACCAGAGTTCTACCAAAGCCTTGTCGTTTTTCTCCAAG ATGCAGATGGCCAACCTGGTTGATGCAGATGTGTCCGAGGAGGATAAGATCAGAGTCATGATAAATCAGTCTTCTCTCAA CTTGAACACAAAGTTTGGAAATGCCCTTCCAGAGAACTACACCTGTTATCGTTGTGGAAATACTGGACACCACATCAGGAACTGTCCGACCAGCGGG GACAAAAACTTCGAGGGTCCCCCGAGGATAAAGAAGAGCACAGGGATTCCTCGCTCCTTCATGGTGGAAGTGGACGATCCCAACATCAAAGGAGTCATGCTGACCAACTCCGGACGTTACGCCATTCCTGCTATCGATGC TGAGGCGTATGCTGCTGGCAAAAAGGAGAAGCCCCCGTTCGTCCCGCAGGAGAAGCCTAAATCTGAAGGCGAGGAGGACCCCGTTCCCGATGAGCTCCTCTGCCTGATCTGTCACGACCTGCTGGGCGACGCCGTGGTCATTCCCTGCTGTGGAAACAGCTACTGCGATGACT GTATCCGCACAGCCTTATTGGATTCAGAGGACCACGTCTGCCCCACATGTTCCCAATCAGACGTCTCCCCAGATGCGCTGATAGCCAACAAATTTCTTCGACAG GctgttaataattttaaaaaagaacgaGGCGGCAGCAAAAGTGTGGGGAAAAGCGGCGTCGCCTCCAGCTCCAAGGCTTCGACTCCAGCACCGGCTCCAGTTCCTACCCCACCCCCCGTCAGTGTGCAGAGCCAGCTCAGCAAGCCTCTCCAGTCCCCCTGCAGCCAGAAG GACTCTCTTCTGAATCTTCCAAAGGCTGCAAAGCCAACAACAGTAACTGAAAGTCCTGACGTCCCCCCTGAAGCAACCAACCCTGCCCCTGCTGAGAACTCGTCCAACACGTCGCCGCAGCCTGTTGAAAGCCAAGCGGTGCTCTCCAACAA CGAGGATGAGGAAAAAACAGGCGATGACTTGGCAGCTGTGGCTCCGTTTCTGGCAGTTTCTGACAAAGAGCCCACTGATGCTCCAAAACCGCTGGAACCACAGGTGGAACCACag GTTAACAGCACTGAGGAGACAGAACAGCTTCAGACAGTCTGTGTGAATCAGAGAAACTCCTCCTCTG ATTCAGCTTTAGGGCTGTCTTTGTCCTCAAACTCCTGGGAGAGGTATGTCTGTGTTAG cacctgctcctcctctgctcctccccCTGGAGGCACGACTGAGCCTAGCACCGAGCAGCACctaaccaccaccaccacctcctcctcgttGTCCTTCTCTTCATACTCAACCACACCTTCGCCTCTCttttcctccccccctcctcacaCTTTTGTACCAACCCAGCAGCCTCACAGCAGCTACCCTCCTCCTGGGTACCCACAAACCACACCCAACTGGAAGCTTCCGGCCCCCCGAGGCGCCCCAATCCCGTCCCTCTGCCCCTCCACCTGCACGTCCCCAATCCCCGTCCTAATTCCCAAGGAGTGGTGCAGGTATCAGAGAAAGGAAAGAGAAAG gTCACCTCACAGACGCTCCTCTTCTCATTCGAAGTCCTCCAAATCCAAGTCTTCCCGCTCCTACTCCCGCTCATCCAGTCGCTCTGCTTCTCGCTCCCGCTCCAGATCGAG acctCGCTCTCCTCTCTCCAGTCGCCGAAACGTTCACACCCACTCGAACCCTTCCTGCTCTTACGGCTACAAACGGCCTAGCTCCCATACGTCATCCTCTTCGTCGCGAGGCGGTCACTCTCGGTGCAAGTCATCCTCACACCATCGGAAGAGCAGCCGCCACAGCAGGAGGTCGTCGCCGAGCGGCCACGGCTCGAAGATACGCGGAGAAGCAGGACGCTCACCGTTCGCAGCCGATACCGGCAGCCAGGAGGTGGACCGGCAGCGCTACCTGCAGTGGAAGGAGGAGTACCACGAGTGGTACGACAAGTACTACACCAGCTTCATCAACCAGTTCCACCAgctgcctcttcctcctccgccgccgcctccATATTCTCAGGACTCTTCCAACCCACCGCAGAGTCGACGCCCAGCCAGCCCCCCTTCATCTGAGACCTCCAGCTGCAGTCGCTCCCCTCCCTCCCGGTCCTCAAGTGACACTCACTCCACGGCGTCTCACCCCTCCATTGACAGCTGTTCGTCAGATAAAGCCAACGACAGGGACTCCTCGTCCTCCAGTGACAGTCGCTCCACGCCATCAGACGGCCGAGCTCAGCCCAGGGAGATCGGGACGGGCACGGCGACAAAGAGTGGTGGGGAGGCCAATTCACAAGACGCGAATACAGACAAtcagcaaaaactaaaagatgttGACTCCAGCCACTCAATTCATgagcaaaagaagaagagatgtgaaGGAGTAGGAGCAAAGGCTTCTGAATCATTAGACTCTAAAAGTGACCTCAGACAGGATAAGAGGGGAAACAATGAACCGAATGCCTGCGAAGAGGGTTCTCCAGGACCACACAAAGCAAAAGAATCGGTCCAATTAGctctgaaaacagacaaacgtCCAGAGAAAGGCagggaaagaaaagacaaaaaggaaagtcaTCTGAAAAACGAGCAAAGCAGTAAAAGTCGAGACTCAGAGTCTAGACAAGACAtgcagagaaaagacaaagtaaaGCCCAGTAAGGGTCCAGACAGGGTTGGTTCAGAAAGAGAAGAACAGCCTGGAGGAAGTAAAGCTTCGGACTCGAGATCTGAGGTCATCAGAAAGAGAAAATGGGAAGATAAGGGTAGAAGTGAGAGAAAAAGTAGTCTCACTGTTACCCCTCAAAGTAGCAAATACCCAAAAACTAAATCTGCAGAACCTCAAAGCCATGACGGTAAATTTCTGAAgctgtctgacagaaaaaagccaaaaccagaaaaaaaggagagtaaAACTGTGCCTCCGACGCCGAGGAACGTGTGGGAGGGAGGGATGAAGGTGATTCCTCCGAAAAAGATAAGCATCAACATCAACCTGGATGGGAAAAGGAAGGACGAGCTTCCGACACAGGAAACCAAAGATCAGACCGGTGTTGCAGAGGAGAACCTAAACAAAGATGGCGCACAGACCGAAGCGGGCGGAAAGAAGGAATCGAGCCCCAGAAATTTAACCAAAGACAAGCCTGTCCTTCACGTGGTGAAAGAGATCCCTGACAAAGCTGCATTCAGAGATGACAAACAACAGGAATCGGGGAAGAGAGACGAtgagaacaaagaaaaggaggaggactCGGACCTGTGGCACTGCGCCCTCACCAGTGTGGAGGACGTGGACGAGAACCTGACGGGGCTGGAAGCAGAAAAAGGCAAAGACGACTGCCGACACAAGCAGGCACCAACTTCAAAGAAAGACGAAGGAACGCGTAGAGAAACCCGAGGTGAACCGCGGCGGGACGATGAAATTACAGCGAGAGGCAAACCCAAAAACCTTTACGACGGACGCAGCAGCGCTTCGAAGAACGACAG TGGCAGCTCTGCGAGGGGCAGCTGTGGAGTGGAAGGCAGTCAGAGGAAGAGGACGGGGATGAAAACACAGGAAGGAAGCTCACAGGACCAAGCTGAAGTCACACAG GTGTCTCGCTCCCGATGCGAGAGCGATGGAAGAAAGCAAGCGCAAACGGAGAGCGTGGACTCTGCAGCTCGACCTCCGCCGTCAGTGACAGTGACCAGCTGtgaactgacaaaaaacaatgaacaacAGAGACAAAGGTCAACAGAACGAAagagagacagggacagagtGGCAGACAGAGACAAGGAGAAAGAGCGGCGCTCCGCTGCGTCGCACTCGGCTGTGGCTCCCTCTGGTGGCGGTGAACGGACTGACGGCTCCGTGAGCACGAAGAGAGACGAGGAGACAAAACCCGAGAGGCCGCAGGACCGAGAGAGCGAGAGTcaaaaagagaggagaagaCTGAAGCAAGGATCAAGAGAGGAAGCTTCAGTTCAAAAGAGAAGTcacccctcctcttcctcggtgTTGCACGAGAAAGAGAGGAGAGACCGGCCGCGGGGGAGCGAGCAGGGCAGCAGCGACCCGAGCTTTTCTGGGCCCACCTGGAAGGCCTTCAGAGAATCCAGATACCCACCTGATCCAAACGCTCCCTGGACACACAGAGACGCAGCTCCGGACCTGATGAGCAAAAAGGATGGTTATCATTTCCATTCCAACTACCAGCAGCGTTCCTCAGCCAGTTCCAGAGAGAAAAACCGACCTGACAGGACCCATCACTCCCCACCTCCATTCTCCGGTAACCACAGCGAGGACAAAGACCTGCTGCTCCTCGACTCCACCGAAAACTCCCAGAAAGGCTTTCCTGATGGGGGATTAACGCAAAACAAAAGCCGAACTGAGAGCAAGCCGCAGAAAGGAGAGAAGTCTGAAAAGACTCCTAAAATGCTGAAAGATTGCAAACGGGGGAGAGAGACCCCGGAGGTGGGGGACAgccggggaggaggaggaggaggaggagcggggaGCCGGAGGGAAGACCAGGCCCGTAAGCTGGAGGAGAGGCGGCGATCCAGCAGCGACAGCGTTCGCTTGTCGTCGTCGAGCCACAAGACGGACAGAGACGACAAGAGAGAGGAAGGGAAGGAGAAGAAgcacaggaagctgcaggaagTAAAcgtgtga
- the rbbp6 gene encoding E3 ubiquitin-protein ligase RBBP6 isoform X3, whose translation MSDQSSTKALSFFSKMQMANLVDADVSEEDKIRVMINQSSLNLNTKFGNALPENYTCYRCGNTGHHIRNCPTSGDKNFEGPPRIKKSTGIPRSFMVEVDDPNIKGVMLTNSGRYAIPAIDAEAYAAGKKEKPPFVPQEKPKSEGEEDPVPDELLCLICHDLLGDAVVIPCCGNSYCDDCIRTALLDSEDHVCPTCSQSDVSPDALIANKFLRQAVNNFKKERGGSKSVGKSGVASSSKASTPAPAPVPTPPPVSVQSQLSKPLQSPCSQKDSLLNLPKAAKPTTVTESPDVPPEATNPAPAENSSNTSPQPVESQAVLSNNEDEEKTGDDLAAVAPFLAVSDKEPTDAPKPLEPQVEPQVNSTEETEQLQTVCVNQRNSSSDSALGLSLSSNSWERYVCVSTCSSSAPPPGGTTEPSTEQHLTTTTTSSSLSFSSYSTTPSPLFSSPPPHTFVPTQQPHSSYPPPGYPQTTPNWKLPAPRGAPIPSLCPSTCTSPIPVLIPKEWCRYQRKERERSPHRRSSSHSKSSKSKSSRSYSRSSSRSASRSRSRSRPRSPLSSRRNVHTHSNPSCSYGYKRPSSHTSSSSSRGGHSRCKSSSHHRKSSRHSRRSSPSGHGSKIRGEAGRSPFAADTGSQEVDRQRYLQWKEEYHEWYDKYYTSFINQFHQLPLPPPPPPPYSQDSSNPPQSRRPASPPSSETSSCSRSPPSRSSSDTHSTASHPSIDSCSSDKANDRDSSSSSDSRSTPSDGRAQPREIGTGTATKSGGEANSQDANTDNQQKLKDVDSSHSIHEQKKKRCEGVGAKASESLDSKSDLRQDKRGNNEPNACEEGSPGPHKAKESVQLALKTDKRPEKGRERKDKKESHLKNEQSSKSRDSESRQDMQRKDKVKPSKGPDRVGSEREEQPGGSKASDSRSEVIRKRKWEDKGRSERKSSLTVTPQSSKYPKTKSAEPQSHDGKFLKLSDRKKPKPEKKESKTVPPTPRNVWEGGMKVIPPKKISININLDGKRKDELPTQETKDQTGVAEENLNKDGAQTEAGGKKESSPRNLTKDKPVLHVVKEIPDKAAFRDDKQQESGKRDDENKEKEEDSDLWHCALTSVEDVDENLTGLEAEKGKDDCRHKQAPTSKKDEGTRRETRGEPRRDDEITARGKPKNLYDGRSSASKNDSGSSARGSCGVEGSQRKRTGMKTQEGSSQDQAEVTQVSRSRCESDGRKQAQTESVDSAARPPPSVTVTSCELTKNNEQQRQRSTERKRDRDRVADRDKEKERRSAASHSAVAPSGGGERTDGSVSTKRDEETKPERPQDRESESQKERRRLKQGSREEASVQKRSHPSSSSVLHEKERRDRPRGSEQGSSDPSFSGPTWKAFRESRYPPDPNAPWTHRDAAPDLMSKKDGYHFHSNYQQRSSASSREKNRPDRTHHSPPPFSGNHSEDKDLLLLDSTENSQKGFPDGGLTQNKSRTESKPQKGEKSEKTPKMLKDCKRGRETPEVGDSRGGGGGGGAGSRREDQARKLEERRRSSSDSVRLSSSSHKTDRDDKREEGKEKKHRKLQEVNV comes from the exons ATGAGTGACCAGAGTTCTACCAAAGCCTTGTCGTTTTTCTCCAAG ATGCAGATGGCCAACCTGGTTGATGCAGATGTGTCCGAGGAGGATAAGATCAGAGTCATGATAAATCAGTCTTCTCTCAA CTTGAACACAAAGTTTGGAAATGCCCTTCCAGAGAACTACACCTGTTATCGTTGTGGAAATACTGGACACCACATCAGGAACTGTCCGACCAGCGGG GACAAAAACTTCGAGGGTCCCCCGAGGATAAAGAAGAGCACAGGGATTCCTCGCTCCTTCATGGTGGAAGTGGACGATCCCAACATCAAAGGAGTCATGCTGACCAACTCCGGACGTTACGCCATTCCTGCTATCGATGC TGAGGCGTATGCTGCTGGCAAAAAGGAGAAGCCCCCGTTCGTCCCGCAGGAGAAGCCTAAATCTGAAGGCGAGGAGGACCCCGTTCCCGATGAGCTCCTCTGCCTGATCTGTCACGACCTGCTGGGCGACGCCGTGGTCATTCCCTGCTGTGGAAACAGCTACTGCGATGACT GTATCCGCACAGCCTTATTGGATTCAGAGGACCACGTCTGCCCCACATGTTCCCAATCAGACGTCTCCCCAGATGCGCTGATAGCCAACAAATTTCTTCGACAG GctgttaataattttaaaaaagaacgaGGCGGCAGCAAAAGTGTGGGGAAAAGCGGCGTCGCCTCCAGCTCCAAGGCTTCGACTCCAGCACCGGCTCCAGTTCCTACCCCACCCCCCGTCAGTGTGCAGAGCCAGCTCAGCAAGCCTCTCCAGTCCCCCTGCAGCCAGAAG GACTCTCTTCTGAATCTTCCAAAGGCTGCAAAGCCAACAACAGTAACTGAAAGTCCTGACGTCCCCCCTGAAGCAACCAACCCTGCCCCTGCTGAGAACTCGTCCAACACGTCGCCGCAGCCTGTTGAAAGCCAAGCGGTGCTCTCCAACAA CGAGGATGAGGAAAAAACAGGCGATGACTTGGCAGCTGTGGCTCCGTTTCTGGCAGTTTCTGACAAAGAGCCCACTGATGCTCCAAAACCGCTGGAACCACAGGTGGAACCACag GTTAACAGCACTGAGGAGACAGAACAGCTTCAGACAGTCTGTGTGAATCAGAGAAACTCCTCCTCTG ATTCAGCTTTAGGGCTGTCTTTGTCCTCAAACTCCTGGGAGAGGTATGTCTGTGTTAG cacctgctcctcctctgctcctccccCTGGAGGCACGACTGAGCCTAGCACCGAGCAGCACctaaccaccaccaccacctcctcctcgttGTCCTTCTCTTCATACTCAACCACACCTTCGCCTCTCttttcctccccccctcctcacaCTTTTGTACCAACCCAGCAGCCTCACAGCAGCTACCCTCCTCCTGGGTACCCACAAACCACACCCAACTGGAAGCTTCCGGCCCCCCGAGGCGCCCCAATCCCGTCCCTCTGCCCCTCCACCTGCACGTCCCCAATCCCCGTCCTAATTCCCAAGGAGTGGTGCAGGTATCAGAGAAAGGAAAGAGAAAG gTCACCTCACAGACGCTCCTCTTCTCATTCGAAGTCCTCCAAATCCAAGTCTTCCCGCTCCTACTCCCGCTCATCCAGTCGCTCTGCTTCTCGCTCCCGCTCCAGATCGAG acctCGCTCTCCTCTCTCCAGTCGCCGAAACGTTCACACCCACTCGAACCCTTCCTGCTCTTACGGCTACAAACGGCCTAGCTCCCATACGTCATCCTCTTCGTCGCGAGGCGGTCACTCTCGGTGCAAGTCATCCTCACACCATCGGAAGAGCAGCCGCCACAGCAGGAGGTCGTCGCCGAGCGGCCACGGCTCGAAGATACGCGGAGAAGCAGGACGCTCACCGTTCGCAGCCGATACCGGCAGCCAGGAGGTGGACCGGCAGCGCTACCTGCAGTGGAAGGAGGAGTACCACGAGTGGTACGACAAGTACTACACCAGCTTCATCAACCAGTTCCACCAgctgcctcttcctcctccgccgccgcctccATATTCTCAGGACTCTTCCAACCCACCGCAGAGTCGACGCCCAGCCAGCCCCCCTTCATCTGAGACCTCCAGCTGCAGTCGCTCCCCTCCCTCCCGGTCCTCAAGTGACACTCACTCCACGGCGTCTCACCCCTCCATTGACAGCTGTTCGTCAGATAAAGCCAACGACAGGGACTCCTCGTCCTCCAGTGACAGTCGCTCCACGCCATCAGACGGCCGAGCTCAGCCCAGGGAGATCGGGACGGGCACGGCGACAAAGAGTGGTGGGGAGGCCAATTCACAAGACGCGAATACAGACAAtcagcaaaaactaaaagatgttGACTCCAGCCACTCAATTCATgagcaaaagaagaagagatgtgaaGGAGTAGGAGCAAAGGCTTCTGAATCATTAGACTCTAAAAGTGACCTCAGACAGGATAAGAGGGGAAACAATGAACCGAATGCCTGCGAAGAGGGTTCTCCAGGACCACACAAAGCAAAAGAATCGGTCCAATTAGctctgaaaacagacaaacgtCCAGAGAAAGGCagggaaagaaaagacaaaaaggaaagtcaTCTGAAAAACGAGCAAAGCAGTAAAAGTCGAGACTCAGAGTCTAGACAAGACAtgcagagaaaagacaaagtaaaGCCCAGTAAGGGTCCAGACAGGGTTGGTTCAGAAAGAGAAGAACAGCCTGGAGGAAGTAAAGCTTCGGACTCGAGATCTGAGGTCATCAGAAAGAGAAAATGGGAAGATAAGGGTAGAAGTGAGAGAAAAAGTAGTCTCACTGTTACCCCTCAAAGTAGCAAATACCCAAAAACTAAATCTGCAGAACCTCAAAGCCATGACGGTAAATTTCTGAAgctgtctgacagaaaaaagccaaaaccagaaaaaaaggagagtaaAACTGTGCCTCCGACGCCGAGGAACGTGTGGGAGGGAGGGATGAAGGTGATTCCTCCGAAAAAGATAAGCATCAACATCAACCTGGATGGGAAAAGGAAGGACGAGCTTCCGACACAGGAAACCAAAGATCAGACCGGTGTTGCAGAGGAGAACCTAAACAAAGATGGCGCACAGACCGAAGCGGGCGGAAAGAAGGAATCGAGCCCCAGAAATTTAACCAAAGACAAGCCTGTCCTTCACGTGGTGAAAGAGATCCCTGACAAAGCTGCATTCAGAGATGACAAACAACAGGAATCGGGGAAGAGAGACGAtgagaacaaagaaaaggaggaggactCGGACCTGTGGCACTGCGCCCTCACCAGTGTGGAGGACGTGGACGAGAACCTGACGGGGCTGGAAGCAGAAAAAGGCAAAGACGACTGCCGACACAAGCAGGCACCAACTTCAAAGAAAGACGAAGGAACGCGTAGAGAAACCCGAGGTGAACCGCGGCGGGACGATGAAATTACAGCGAGAGGCAAACCCAAAAACCTTTACGACGGACGCAGCAGCGCTTCGAAGAACGACAG TGGCAGCTCTGCGAGGGGCAGCTGTGGAGTGGAAGGCAGTCAGAGGAAGAGGACGGGGATGAAAACACAGGAAGGAAGCTCACAGGACCAAGCTGAAGTCACACAG GTGTCTCGCTCCCGATGCGAGAGCGATGGAAGAAAGCAAGCGCAAACGGAGAGCGTGGACTCTGCAGCTCGACCTCCGCCGTCAGTGACAGTGACCAGCTGtgaactgacaaaaaacaatgaacaacAGAGACAAAGGTCAACAGAACGAAagagagacagggacagagtGGCAGACAGAGACAAGGAGAAAGAGCGGCGCTCCGCTGCGTCGCACTCGGCTGTGGCTCCCTCTGGTGGCGGTGAACGGACTGACGGCTCCGTGAGCACGAAGAGAGACGAGGAGACAAAACCCGAGAGGCCGCAGGACCGAGAGAGCGAGAGTcaaaaagagaggagaagaCTGAAGCAAGGATCAAGAGAGGAAGCTTCAGTTCAAAAGAGAAGTcacccctcctcttcctcggtgTTGCACGAGAAAGAGAGGAGAGACCGGCCGCGGGGGAGCGAGCAGGGCAGCAGCGACCCGAGCTTTTCTGGGCCCACCTGGAAGGCCTTCAGAGAATCCAGATACCCACCTGATCCAAACGCTCCCTGGACACACAGAGACGCAGCTCCGGACCTGATGAGCAAAAAGGATGGTTATCATTTCCATTCCAACTACCAGCAGCGTTCCTCAGCCAGTTCCAGAGAGAAAAACCGACCTGACAGGACCCATCACTCCCCACCTCCATTCTCCGGTAACCACAGCGAGGACAAAGACCTGCTGCTCCTCGACTCCACCGAAAACTCCCAGAAAGGCTTTCCTGATGGGGGATTAACGCAAAACAAAAGCCGAACTGAGAGCAAGCCGCAGAAAGGAGAGAAGTCTGAAAAGACTCCTAAAATGCTGAAAGATTGCAAACGGGGGAGAGAGACCCCGGAGGTGGGGGACAgccggggaggaggaggaggaggaggagcggggaGCCGGAGGGAAGACCAGGCCCGTAAGCTGGAGGAGAGGCGGCGATCCAGCAGCGACAGCGTTCGCTTGTCGTCGTCGAGCCACAAGACGGACAGAGACGACAAGAGAGAGGAAGGGAAGGAGAAGAAgcacaggaagctgcaggaagTAAAcgtgtga